A region from the Hydra vulgaris chromosome 08, alternate assembly HydraT2T_AEP genome encodes:
- the LOC136083249 gene encoding uncharacterized protein LOC136083249 produces the protein MINIPMEDHLLLILMKIKLGFLNKDLSFRFGFSESTVTRIYRTYLPIIAENVKFLIVWPEKHVLRRYLPTSFRKKFYNCVAVIDCMEIFIERPFSLHARAQTWSNYKNNSTIKYLIGITPSGAVSFLSPGWGGRVSDKEITIKSGFLEKITHGDCVLADRGFTLVEEFATQGGILKLLKFTKGKKQMSSAEVDESRQIAHVRIYVERVIGRLRKFRIIQSIIPITQVDLLDNVMVMITSLVNINSSVVTPSS, from the coding sequence ATGATAAATATACCAATGGAAGAccatttattgttaatattaatgaaaatcaaacttggatttttaaataaagacttGAGCTTTAGATTTGGGTTTTCTGAGTCAACAGTTACTAGAATATATAGAACTTATCTTCCAATTATTGCTgaaaatgtaaagtttttaattgtttggcCAGAAAAGCATGTTTTGAGAAGATATTTGCCAACAAGTTTTcgcaaaaagttttataattgcgTTGCAGTAATTGATTGtatggaaatatttattgaaagaCCTTTTAGTCTTCATGCTCGAGCCCAAACTTggtcaaattataaaaacaacagcACTATTAAATATCTCATTGGTATAACTCCCTCAGGTGCTGTAAGTTTTTTATCACCTGGATGGGGTGGCAGAGTGTCAGATaaagaaattacaattaaatccggatttttagaaaaaataacccATGGGGATTGTGTACTTGCTGATAGAGGATTTACCCTTGTTGAAGAATTTGCTACACAGGGAGggattttaaaattactaaaattcacCAAAGGAAAAAAGCAAATGTCTTCTGCTGAAGTCGATGAATCACGTCAAATTGCACATGTAAGAATTTATGTTGAAAGGGTAATTGGACGGTTAAGAAAATTTCGAATTATTCAGAGCATTATCCCAATAACTCAAGTTGATTTACTTGACAATGTAATGGTAATGATAACATCATTAGTAAATATTAACAGTAGTGTTGTTACTCCAAGCTCATAG
- the LOC136083250 gene encoding peroxynitrite isomerase THAP4-like gives MPDSCCAVGCMNKRIKGDKSLSFYRIPFGNTEESNNRRVLWLQALKRENWSTSMIDNARLCSKHFISGKKSYNPNFPDYVPSVFLYRQQSFSKKHQSIERFERSCKRTKKKY, from the exons ATGCCTGACAGTTGTTGTGCTGTAGGGTGTATGAATAAAAGGATAAAAGGCGATAAAAGCTTGAGTTTTTACCGAATTCCTTTTGGAAATACAGAAGAATCAAATAACAGAAGAGTTTTGTGGTTGCAAGCTTTAAAACGTGAAAACTGGTCAACAAGTATGATTGACAACGCAAGATTATgtagtaaacattttatttcag gaaaaaaatcgTACAATCCTAATTTTCCTGATTATGTTCcatctgtttttttatacagacagcaatctttttcaaaaaaacatcaaagtattgaaagatttgaaagaagctgtaaaagaacaaaaaaaaaatactga